A DNA window from Arachis duranensis cultivar V14167 chromosome 3, aradu.V14167.gnm2.J7QH, whole genome shotgun sequence contains the following coding sequences:
- the LOC110278889 gene encoding replication protein A 70 kDa DNA-binding subunit A-like yields the protein MTNFIVVDNQKGNISRGKYLLFFSHRTIVSHVENPSFSLNAFRFRTIRELLNAEKIDDSALFDMIGEVVGKEDPKELITSKGKETKRLAVILEDLENNRIGCTIFGEMVDQLLRHMQDGRVEPLIVVVQYFKATRWNGKTSVQSHFDISQLHIDSNLKDVAEFRSRLLGGEPSSSVRISQVPSKTAWSGVEELKQGAVSVKTIEEVLIQHEEGPAWIAASIVAINVTKDDWFYKSCRKCPKKVETPIGNRYECGKCGHTHGSAALRFKVEVMVFDGTGSIRLLLWDKETSMLCGKRAEQIMEDDVIVGDEYPKTLDNMMEKRVLFKINIKEANINQFDHVYTVMKICDDEDIIDKNLPKELSTNLPSNVSEDGCNNYLEISENVANLKTDCDTESSMDVVEECISSLKYKTPSKNITNGLKNFPLSLNEDEEEGQLSTNRFSRKMGKRQKCVNLDADI from the exons ATGACCAACTTCATTGTTGTTGACAACCAAAAGGGTAACATATCAAGGGGAAAGTATTTATTATTCTTCAGTCATAGGACAATCGTCAGTCATGTTGAGAATCCCAGTTTTTCGCTAAATGCTTTTCGATTTAGAACCATCCGTGAGTTACTAAATGCTGAGAAGATCGATGACTCTGCATTGTTTG acatGATTGGTGAAGTAGTTGGTAAAGAAGATCCAAAAGAGTTGATCACCAGCAAAGGAAAGGAGACTAAACGACTGGCTGTTATCTTGGAGGACCTAGA AAACAATAGGATTGGGTGCACTATATTTGGTGAAATGGTTGACCAGCTACTTCGTCACATGCAAGATGGAAGGGTTGAGCCACTAATAGTTGTGGTCCAGTATTTTAAGGCAACCAGATGGAATGGCAAGACATCTGTCCAAAGCCATTTTGACATTTCACAGCTGCACATAGACTCCAACCTTAAAGATGTTGCTGAATTTAGGAGCAG GCTGCTTGGCGGTGAACCATCATCCTCTGTGAGGATTAGTCAAGTTCCATCAAAAACAGCTTGGTCAGGGGTTGAGGAGCTTAAACAAGGTGCTGTGTCAGtgaaaacaattgaagaagtcCTTATCCAACATGAG GAAGGTCCAGCTTGGATTGCTGCAAGTATTGTTGCGATTAATGTTACGAAGGATGATTGGTTCTATAAATCATGTAGAAAATGTCCAAAGAAAGTAGAAACTCCTATTGGAAACAGATATGAATGTGGGAAGTGTGGCCATACACATGGATCTGCAGCCCTAAG GTTCAAAGTCGAGGTGATGGTTTTTGATGGAACCGGTAGCATCCGATTGCTACTATGGGACAAGGAAACAAGTATGCTATGTGGGAAGAGAGCTGAACAGATTATGGAGGACGAT GTTATAGTGGGAGATGAATATCCCAAGACACTTGATAACATGATGGAAAAAAGAGTCCTTTTCAAGATAAATATCAAAGAAGCCAACATTAATCAATTTGATCATGTGTACACGGTTATGAAAATCTGTGATGATGAGGATATCATTGACAAAAATCTTCCCAAAGAGTTGTCTACTAATCTTCCGAGTAATGTCAGT GAAGATGGCTGCAACAACTATTTGGAAATTTCAGAAAATGTGGCTAATCTTAAAACTGATTGTGATACTGAGTCTTCTATG GATGTTGTGGAGGAGTGCATCTCATCCCTCAAGTACAAAACACCATCCAAAAATATTACCAATGGATTGAAGAATTTTCCTCTAAGTCTGAATGAAGATGAGGAAGAAGGCCAGCTATCAACCAACAGGTTCAGTAGGAAGATGGGAAAGAGACAGAAATGTGTTAACCTTGATGCAGATATATGa
- the LOC107481158 gene encoding protein FEZ-like isoform X1 has translation MEGEKLDEIMLPGFRFHPTDEELVGFYLKRKIQQMPLSIELIKQLDIYKYDPWDLPKVAGTGEKEWYFYCPRDRKYRNSARPNRVTGAGFWKATGTDRPIYSSEGSKCIGLKKSLVFYKGRAAKGVKTDWMMHEFRLPSLVDSSSSDKTTIPANDSWAICRIFKKTNATAQRALSHSWVSTLPETTPTTTTNDTDHIFNMPTMMAKKTSFMTQFCTNYTSDTQIQDVASSYKPPFININPLLYKQFDHHHHQLPPIISNGDLISNDCLIPSSTTPLETSSNSAKPTMDFSSLLLNMSSSVLGDFAGKTSSSSSSQEGTAAAATATTITSSFGGGMQEHYPTIPLLRQMHQGNNNNNNNIGINNNNVSAGGEEQELEKVGSIVGFPFMNIGDAWKSNMLWDTSCPL, from the exons ATGGAAGGTGAGAAGCTTGACGAGATCATGTTACCAGGTTTCAGGTTCCACCCAACTGATGAGGAGCTTGTCGGGTTCTACCTTAAGAGAAAGATTCAGCAAATGCCTCTGTCCATTGAGCTCATCAAGCAACTTGATATCTATAAATATGATCCTTGGGATCTTCCAA AAGTGGCAGGTACAGGAGAGAAAGAGTGGTATTTCTACTGTCCAAGAGACAGAAAATACAGGAACAGTGCAAGGCCAAATAGGGTAACTGGAGCTGGGTTCTGGAAAGCCACAGGGACTGACAGGCCTATATACTCCTCAGAGGGTTCAAAGTGCATTGGACTCAAGAAATCTTTGGTCTTCTACAAAGGCAGAGCTGCCAAAGGTGTTAAAACtgattggatgatgcatgagtTTAGGCTTCCTTCTCTTGTTGACTCTTCTTCATCCGACAAGACCACTATTCCTGCTAAT GACTCTTGGGCAATCTGCAGAATATTCAAGAAAACAAATGCTACAGCTCAAAGAGCACTCTCTCACTCTTGGGTTTCTACCTTACCTGAAACAACACCAACCACCACTACCAATGATACAGATCACATATTCAACATGCCAACGATGATGGCAAAGAAAACTAGCTTCATGACCCAGTTTTGCACTAACTACACTAGTGACACACAAATCCAAGATGTTGCATCATCTTATAAACCACcctttattaatattaatccaTTGCTTTACAAGCagtttgatcatcatcatcatcagttaCCACCTATTATTTCAAATGGAGATCTTATAAGCAACGACTGCTTAATACCCTCTTCTACTACTCCACTTGAAACATCCTCTAATAGTGCAAAACCTACTATGGATTTTTCTTCATTGTTGCTGAACATGTCATCTTCTGTTCTTGGAGATTTTGCTGGAAAGACATCGTCGTCGTCCTCATCCCAAGAGGGtacagcagcagcagcaacagcaacaacaatcaCGAGTAGCTTCGGTGGTGGAATGCAGGAGCACTACCCAACAATACCATTACTGCGTCAGATGCATCAagggaacaacaacaacaacaacaacattggcatcaacaacaacaacgtgTCTGCTGGCGGTGAAGAACAAGAGTTGGAGAAAGTTGGATCCATTGTTGGGTTCCCATTCATGAACATTGGGGATGCATGGAAGTCAAATATGCTTTGGGATACTTCTTGTCCCTTGTGA
- the LOC107481158 gene encoding protein FEZ-like isoform X2: protein MEGEKLDEIMLPGFRFHPTDEELVGFYLKRKIQQMPLSIELIKQLDIYKYDPWDLPMAGTGEKEWYFYCPRDRKYRNSARPNRVTGAGFWKATGTDRPIYSSEGSKCIGLKKSLVFYKGRAAKGVKTDWMMHEFRLPSLVDSSSSDKTTIPANDSWAICRIFKKTNATAQRALSHSWVSTLPETTPTTTTNDTDHIFNMPTMMAKKTSFMTQFCTNYTSDTQIQDVASSYKPPFININPLLYKQFDHHHHQLPPIISNGDLISNDCLIPSSTTPLETSSNSAKPTMDFSSLLLNMSSSVLGDFAGKTSSSSSSQEGTAAAATATTITSSFGGGMQEHYPTIPLLRQMHQGNNNNNNNIGINNNNVSAGGEEQELEKVGSIVGFPFMNIGDAWKSNMLWDTSCPL, encoded by the exons ATGGAAGGTGAGAAGCTTGACGAGATCATGTTACCAGGTTTCAGGTTCCACCCAACTGATGAGGAGCTTGTCGGGTTCTACCTTAAGAGAAAGATTCAGCAAATGCCTCTGTCCATTGAGCTCATCAAGCAACTTGATATCTATAAATATGATCCTTGGGATCTTCCAA TGGCAGGTACAGGAGAGAAAGAGTGGTATTTCTACTGTCCAAGAGACAGAAAATACAGGAACAGTGCAAGGCCAAATAGGGTAACTGGAGCTGGGTTCTGGAAAGCCACAGGGACTGACAGGCCTATATACTCCTCAGAGGGTTCAAAGTGCATTGGACTCAAGAAATCTTTGGTCTTCTACAAAGGCAGAGCTGCCAAAGGTGTTAAAACtgattggatgatgcatgagtTTAGGCTTCCTTCTCTTGTTGACTCTTCTTCATCCGACAAGACCACTATTCCTGCTAAT GACTCTTGGGCAATCTGCAGAATATTCAAGAAAACAAATGCTACAGCTCAAAGAGCACTCTCTCACTCTTGGGTTTCTACCTTACCTGAAACAACACCAACCACCACTACCAATGATACAGATCACATATTCAACATGCCAACGATGATGGCAAAGAAAACTAGCTTCATGACCCAGTTTTGCACTAACTACACTAGTGACACACAAATCCAAGATGTTGCATCATCTTATAAACCACcctttattaatattaatccaTTGCTTTACAAGCagtttgatcatcatcatcatcagttaCCACCTATTATTTCAAATGGAGATCTTATAAGCAACGACTGCTTAATACCCTCTTCTACTACTCCACTTGAAACATCCTCTAATAGTGCAAAACCTACTATGGATTTTTCTTCATTGTTGCTGAACATGTCATCTTCTGTTCTTGGAGATTTTGCTGGAAAGACATCGTCGTCGTCCTCATCCCAAGAGGGtacagcagcagcagcaacagcaacaacaatcaCGAGTAGCTTCGGTGGTGGAATGCAGGAGCACTACCCAACAATACCATTACTGCGTCAGATGCATCAagggaacaacaacaacaacaacaacattggcatcaacaacaacaacgtgTCTGCTGGCGGTGAAGAACAAGAGTTGGAGAAAGTTGGATCCATTGTTGGGTTCCCATTCATGAACATTGGGGATGCATGGAAGTCAAATATGCTTTGGGATACTTCTTGTCCCTTGTGA